From Penicillium digitatum chromosome 5, complete sequence, one genomic window encodes:
- a CDS encoding Polynucleotidyl transferase, ribonuclease H fold: MIVEKRSDWLTSWETMQKWCKRAKMPEANDVKNQFLDAISVMSPNFHETWVLRLQDKGDIEFTELLNRYKAHWKITYGKQASQRGISKAVFATWQGHEEVKPNETKQEETPLGDRACPCGRGFKKHQPWKCWEIFEDIRPKNYKPVASARQKWEKAMKANPTWKALVEKERTEMSQSKKPTEQANVTLGGEAFGFFTTPAIPTKISEIPTEKRWVVDTGAQVHVCNDRRLFVTFEDAQSVVKVGDTETSVKGIGTIVIYGVSPVTKNPVRMELYNTRYSPNFHSNLISHGLMMKASLLVNFRSNCIETTEGRQGFQYPKLSPENLILATKKSAQEPRSEGSIHTWHRRLGHVGTERIEKLAEMTEGITIESNPGKKKQMPLCVHTHKEERVSNGRQKIHSTSEKLVKD; the protein is encoded by the exons ATGATTGTCGA AAAACGATCCGAC TGGCTTACCAGTTGGGAGACAATGCAAAAGTGGTGCAAGCGAGCCAAAATGCCAGAAGCAAACGATGTTAAGaaccaatttcttgatgcAATCTCCGTCATGTCACCTAACTTTCATGAGACATGGGTCTTGAGATTGCAAGACAAGGGTGACATCGaattcactgagcttcttaaTCGGTATAAAGCTCATTGGAAGATCACATACGGCAAGCAAGCTAGCCAAAGGGGGATCTCAAAAGCAGTCTTTGCAACATGGcaaggtcatgaagaagtgaagcccaatgaaacaaagcaagaagagacacCCCTAGGAGACAGAGCATGCCCTTGCGGAAGGGGTttcaaaaaacaccaaccatggaaatgctgggaaatctttgaagacatacgaccaaagaactacaaaccagtagcgtcagcaagacagaaatgggagaaagcTATGAAAGCGAACCCTACCTGGAAAGctcttgttgaaaaggagagaacagaaatgagccagagcaagaaacccaccgaacaagcaaatgttacgcttggaggagaagcttttggttttttcacCACCCCGGCCATACCCACCAAAATCAGTGAGATACCAACCGAAAAAAGGTGGGTAGTCGACACCGGCGCACAGGTTCATGTGTGCAATGACCGAAGGTTATTTGTGACTTTCGAGGACGCCCAGAGCGTAGTGAAGGTAGGTGACACAGAAACAAGTGTCAAAGGAATCGGCACTATAGTCATCTATGGTGTTAGCCCGGTCACAAAGAACCCAGTGAGGATGGAGTTGTATAACACAAGATACTCTCCGAACTTCCACAGTAATCTGATATCccatggattgatgatgaaagcCAGCTTGCTCGTTAATTTCAGGAGCAACTGCATTGAAACCACTGAAGGGAGACAG GGTTTTCAATACCCTAAGTTGTCACCTGAAAACTTGATCCTCGCCACGAAGAAATCAGCTCAAGAACCAAGATCCGAAGGATCTATTCATACCTGGCATAGACGCCTTGGTCACGTTGGGACCGAGCGTATCGAAAAGCTTGCAGAGATGACTGAGGGCATCACCATTGAAAGCAaccctggcaagaagaagcag atgccactttgtgttcacacacacaaagaagaacgagtgtcaaatggccgtcagaaaattcatagcactagtgaaaaactggttaaagattga